In one Cercospora beticola chromosome 1, complete sequence genomic region, the following are encoded:
- a CDS encoding uncharacterized protein (antiSMASH:Cluster_7): MGSAKQLSSNKTVQILAKAEKEGYGVLAAIAYNIEQVLGLIKAAENARSPLILQFFPWAITFSNGLLIKTAAIAANDATVPVSIHLDHCQDQDRVRYAADELPFDSIMVDMSHYEKEENLAKTKELVSYCHERGISTEAEPGRIEGGEDGIADTADLSGVLTTPDEVAEFIATGVDFLAPAVGNVHGEYGKRGPVLEYDRLQSISEHCKREDIRVVLHGTNDFPEDIMNACIKRGVSKINVNKLVLEDYTEYVQKEAATTPITKLMEESVQKVVQLTEVWMHRIGSAGKA; encoded by the exons ATGGGGTCGGCCAAACAGCTGTCGAGCAACAAGACGGTGCAGATTCTAGCAAAGGCTGAGAAAGAAGGCTATGGAGTGCTCGCAGCCATAGC ATACAATATCGAACAAGTCCTCGGCCTTATCAAGGCTGCCGAGAATGCTCGATCGCCATTGATATTGCAATTCTTTCCTTGGGCAATCACCTTCAGCAATGGACTTTTAATCAAGACCGCGGCCATCGCAGCGAATGATGCGACTGTTCCCGTTTCAATACACCTAGACCATTGTCAAGACCAGGACAGGGTTCGATATGCTGCTGACGAGCTTCCATTTGATTCGATCATGGTCGATATGTCGCACTacgagaaagaagaaaacCTGGCGAAGACCAAGGAGCTGGTATCCTATTGCCATGAACGAGGCATCTCCACGGAAGCAGAGCCAGGTCGTATTGAAGGGGGCGAAGATGGCATCGCGGACACAGCCGATTTAAGTGGCGTACTCACAACTCCGGACGAAGTTGCTGAATTCATTGCCACTGGTGTCGATTTCCTGGCTCCAGCAGTCGGAAATGTTCACGGAGAGTATGGGAAGCGTGGACCTGTGCTTGAGTATGACCGATTACAGTCCATCTCAGAGCACTGCAAACGAGAGGATATCCGAGTGGTATTGCACGGCACTAACGATTTCCCGGAGGATATCATGAACGCTTGCATCAAGAGAGGTGTTTCTAAGATCAATGTCAACAAACTGGTGTTGGAAGACTACACGGAATACGTGCAGAAAGAGGCAGCGACCACGCCGATCACGAAATTGATGGAAGAGAGCGTGCAGAAGGTGGTTCAGTTGACTGAGGTGTGGATGCATAGGATAGGAAGTGCAGGCAAGGCGTAG
- a CDS encoding uncharacterized protein (antiSMASH:Cluster_7), with translation MSTKHFFPQTEGVVVQGLDSLVARNNHLALDAPNKVVYSKTHSPSKVSIVSGGGSGHEPSWSGYVGDGMLAAAVNGEVFASPSTKQVMAAIKHVPSDAGIILCITNYTGDNLHFGLAREKAAGMGYKIGVLRMTDDVALGRKQTQNLGRRGLAANMFVLKLCGSAAEFGYSFDQCMKIGYAVNANAVTVGSSLDHCHIPGREHHRSIPDDVVVLGMGIHNEPGLHEISPMPKVEDLVKDMLKYCLDPSDEDRAFVEFKPDDVVLLLINNFGGISNFELEALTSVTRKVLERDWKIVPQRIYAQPFETSLNAPGWSISLLNVSGIERDANTSVHTLLHLLDSDTHAPAWPRNGYRYIKETKETAKIAEAAAAEDHQQKGPKIDSTLLENSLRNACNVAIKAEPDITKWDIQMGDGDCGEAVVGMCQGVLRKLDEGLAKQGSFFHILDQVGEAVEEIGGTLGAIISIILASFTTSLRQAYAKEESGFTLDAQTAGRAAGAALENLQSYTSARQGGRTVMDTLIPFCQSLEKEANFQKAVEEAEAGAESTSGMKAKFGRATYVGDQAEAQQDTPPDPGAKAAAFFLRGLLDGLNK, from the exons ATGAGTACGAAACACTTCTTTCCGCAAACCGAAGGCGTCGTTGTCCAGGGTTTGGACTCTCTCGTGGCCAGAAATAACCACCTAGCTCTCGATGCCCCGAACAAAGTCGTATACTCCAAAACACATTCACCCAGCAAGGTCAGCATTGTTTCGGGCGGAGGAAGTGGGCATGAGCCGAGCTGGTCGGGATATGTAGGAGATGGCATGTTAGCAGCAGCTGTCAATGGCGAGGTGTTTGCGAGCCCGTCTACGAAGCAAGTTATGGCAGCTATCAAGCATGTACCCTCGGACGCTGGGATAATACTATGTATAACCAACTATACGGGCGACAATCTACACTTCGGTCTGGCTAGAGAAAAGGCAGCGGGCATGGGCTACAAGATTGGCGTCCTACGCATGACAGACGACGTCGCTCTGGGGAGGAAGCAGACACAGAACTTGGGCCGAAGAGGTCTAGCAGCGAACATGTTCGTACTGAAACTCTGCGGAAGTGCTGCTGAATTTGGCTATAGCTTTGATCAAT GTATGAAGATTGGCTACGCCGTCAACGCCAACGCTGTCACTGTTGGATCTTCACTCGATCACTGCCATATTCCAGGACGAGAGCATCATCGTTCGATTCCGGACGACGTGGTTGTACTGGGTATGGGCATTCACAACGAGCCGGGTCTTCACGAGATATCGCCAATGCCAAAAGTGGAAGATCTGGTCAAAGATATGCTGAAATACTGTCTGGATCCGAGCGATGAGGATCGAGCTTTTGTTGAGTTCAAGCCAGACGATGTTGTACTACTGTTGATCAACAATTTCGGAG GAATTTCGAATTTCGAGCTCGAAGCCTTGACCAGTGTAACACGCAAAGTCCTGGAACGAGACTGGAAAATCGTACCCCAACGAATCTACGCGCAGCCATTTGAGACATCGCTCAATGCCCCTGGCTGGTCGATCAGTCTGCTTAACGTATCTGGCATCGAGCGAGATGCCAACACCTCCGTACACACACTGCTACATCTCCTCGACTCCGACACACACGCTCCAGCCTGGCCGAGAAATGGGTATAGATATATCAAGGAAACAAAGGAGACAGCCAAGAttgcagaagctgctgctgcagaagaCCACCAGCAAAAAGGTCCAAAGATCGATTCCACTCTCCTTGAAAACTCCCTTCGAAATGCATGCAACGTGGCAATCAAAGCAGAGCCAGACATCACAAAATGGGACATTCAAATGGGAGACGGTGATTGCGGTGAAGCAGTTGTGGGAATGTGTCAAGGAGTTCTACGCAAGCTCGACGAAGGTCTGGCAAAGCAAGGCTCTTTCTTCCATATACTGGACCAGGTGGGCGAAGCCGTCGAAGAGATTGGAGGCACACTGGGTGCGATCATCAGTATCATTCTTGCGTCTTTCACTACTAGCTTGCGACAGGCTTATGCCAAGGAAGAGAGTGGCTTCACATTGGATGCACAGACTGCAGGACGAGCTGCAGGCGCCGCATTAGAGAATTTGCAGTCGTATACAAGTGCTCGACAAGGTGGGAGAACGGTGATGGATACCTTGATACCCTTCTGCCAATCTTTGGAGAAGGAAGCCAATTTCCAAAAGGCTGTagaagaagcggaagctGGCGCAGAGAGCACATCGGGCATGAAAGCCAAATTCGGAAGAG CTACGTATGTCGGCGACCAAGCGGAAGCTCAGCAAGATACGCCACCGGATCCGGGTGCCAAAGCAGCGGCATTTTTCCTTCGAGGACTACTGGACGGTCTGAACAAGTGA
- a CDS encoding uncharacterized protein (SMCOG1001:short-chain dehydrogenase/reductase SDR~antiSMASH:Cluster_7) yields MPDRLEGKVAIVTGGGGGFGKGIAQKFVEEGAKVVIADFVEDVGQKSADELKCEFFRTDVTKKADWEAIRDFCDKKFGKIDAVINNAGWTYRNKPTGEVTEEEYDKVFGVNVRAIYLSTNVLVPYIQKQGTGGSFVTIASTAGIRPRGGLTWYNATKAAVINASKSMAVEYAKDNIRFNTACPVVGLGTGLTDSFLGKPENQATFMATIPLGRGSTPRDVANTCAFLASDEADFLTGIDIPVDGGRCV; encoded by the exons ATGCCAGACCGTCTCGAAGGAAAAGTCGCGATTGTGaccggaggtggaggaggtttcGGAAAGGGCATTGCACAAAAGTTCGTGGAAGAAGGGGCCAAAGTCGTCATTGCAGACTTCGTTGAAGATGTTGGGCAAAAGTCAGCAGATGAACTCAAGTGTGAGTTCTTCCGAACGGATGTCACCAAGAAAGCAGACTGGGAGGCCATAAGGGACTTTTGTGACAAGAAGTTTGGCAAGATCGATGCTGTAATTAATAATGCTGGTTGGACTTATCGGAACAAG CCAACTGGAGAGGTGACTGAGGAAGAATACGACAAGGTATTCGGAGTCAACGTTCGAGCAATTTACCTTTCAACGAACGTGCTCGTTCCATATATTCAGAAGCAGGGCACTGGAGGCTCCTTTGTGACGATAGCTTCCACCGCAGGTATCAGACCTCGAGGAGGTCTCACATGGTACAATGCGACCAAGGCTGCCGTGATCAATGCTTCCAAGAGTATGGCTGTCGAATATGCGAAGGACAACATTCGTTTTAACACGGCTTGCCCGGTGGTTGGTCTCGGCACAGGACT GACTGATTCGTTCTTGGGCAAACCTGAGAACCAAGCCACATTCATGGCAACGATTCCATTGGGGCGAGGCTCGACACCGAGGGACGTTGCGAACACATGTGCATTCCTCGCTAGCGACGAGGCGGACTTCTTGACTGGCATTGATATTCCTGTGGATGGCGGACGATGCGTGTAG
- a CDS encoding uncharacterized protein (antiSMASH:Cluster_7): MTLIKYDDNAATGGDSLTQDLNVAYESGDMAWVIVATALVLLMIPGVGFFYSGLARRKSALSLIWLSVMAVSVVSFQWFLWGYSLAFSHTASSYIGDLSNVGLRNVLARPSVGSSRIPDLLYCVYQGMFACITVALASGAVSERGRMLPCVVFMFIWTTVVYDPLACWTWNPAGWSYRLGGLDFAGGTPVHIASGSAALAYSYILGKRAGHGTHALNYRPHNITFIVIGTVFLWVGWFGFNAGSALSANLRAIMAALVTNLSACVGGVTWCLVDYRLERKWSVVGFCSGVVSGLVCITPGSGYVPPWAAVIYGLCAGIGCNFATQLKYYLGADDALDIFAVHGVGGILGNLLTGIFAADYIAHLDGSTRISGGWLNRHWIQLAIQLADTVTGMAYSFTMTVLILILISFISRWVPALKLRASPAEEDTGMDDAELGEFAYDYVEVIREIKPGMQDHSDLHNIEGDGRSMRTLSHVSESEYPLHSQQQQETKDGYPLRDFSRESRPVEVGNAS, from the exons C TCAATGTGGCCTACGAGAGTGGAGACATGGCGTGGGTCATCGTCGCCACGGCGTTGGTCTTGCTCATGATACCTGGTGTTGG CTTCTTCTACTCGGGTCTTGCTCGCCGCAAGTCTGCCCTCTCGCTGATATGGCTGAGCGTCATGGCCGTGTCGGTGGTCAGCTTTCAATGGTTCCTCTGGGGCTACTCACTCGCATTCAGCCATACAGCGTCATCATACATTGGCGACCTCTCCAATGTGGGCCTACGCAACGTGCTCGCTCGCCCGTCAGTGGGTTCGTCTCGAATTCCTGACCTTCTATATTGCGTATATCAAGGCATGTTCGCATGCATCACCGTCGCCTTGGCATCTGGAGCCGTCAGCGAGCGGGGCAGGATGTTGCCATGCGTTGTGTTCATGTTCATATGGACGACTGTCGTCTACGATCCACTAGCGTGCTGGACGTGGAATCCGGCAGGGTGGTCATATCGACTCGGAGGTCTGGACTTTGCGGGTGGCACACCAGTCCATATTGCCAGCGGATCAGCTGCGCTCGCGTACTC TTACATCCTGGGCAAACGAGCCGGTCATGGCACTCATGCCCTCAATTATCGTCCACACAACATCACCTTCATCGTGATCGGCACCGTCTTCCTTTGGGTGGGCTGGTTTGGGTTCAATGCTGGCAGCGCGCTCAGTGCGAATCTCCGAGCTATCATGGCTGCACTAGTGACCAACCTCTCCGCGTGCGTCGGAGGAGTGACCTGGTGTCTTGTCGACTATCGTCTCGAGAGAAAATGGAGCGTAGTTGGGTTCTGCTCTGGTGTCGTCAGCGGCCTCGTTTGTATTACTCCTGGTAGTGGGTATGTTCCTCCCTGGGCCGCTGTCATCTATGGCCTCTGTGCTGGAATTGGATGCAATTTCGCAACCCAGCTGAAGTACTACCTGGGTGCAGACGATGCTTTGGACATTTTCGCTGTACACGGTGTGGGCGGCATCCTGGGCAACCTGCTGACTGGTATCTTCGCGGCCGACTACATCGCTCATCTGGATGGCTCCACCAGAATTTCTGGAGGCTGGCTGAACCGCCACTGGATTCAATTAGCTATTCAATTAGCGGATACAGTGACTGGCATGGCGTACTCATTCACCATGACAGTCCTGATATTGATATTGATATCCTTTATATCGCGCTGGGTTCCGGCTCTTAAACTACGAGCGAGTCCAGCAGAGGAAGATACTGGCATGGACGACGCAGAACTGGGCGAATTCGCATACGACTACGTCGAGGTCATTCGAGAAATCAAGCCTGGGATGCAAGACCATTCGGACCTCCACAACATCGAAGGAGATGGCAGGAGTATGAGGACACTAAGTCATGTATCCGAGTCTGAATACCCACTTCattcgcaacagcagcaggagaccAAAGACGGATATCCTTTGCGTGACTTCAGTCGGGAATCCAGACCCGTTGAAGTGGGTAATGCCAGCTGA